The genomic window GTATTGACTAGCTGTATGTTTACCTGTTGAATTTGCATATAATCACCTAATTGTTTTTACTTTTTGTTTCCATCCCTTATTATAGAGGAAAGACTATATGATTGAAAAGGCGGGGATACAATGAAGAAATTTGACTTTGATCAAATTATTAATCGGGAAAACACCTCCTCTGTTAAATGGGGATTAACAAAGGAAGTGTTTGGAACGAACGATGTATTGCCAATGTGGGTAGCTGATATGGACTTCGAGCCCCCTTCAGAAGTGAAAAATGCTCTTCTGGATCGAGTTCAACATGGCGTTTTCGGCTATACATATCCTTCATCCTCTACTGCTGATAGCATTAAGCAATGGCTTCAGAATAGACACAGCTGGAAAGTTGAGAGTGACTGGATTCAATATAATTTGGGAGTCGTTCCTTCAATTGCTGCCGCAATTGAGGCCTATACTGCCCCTGGAGATAAGGTGATGCTCCAATCACCTGTTTATGCTCCTTTTTTCGAAATGGTTAAGAAAAATAATCGGGAAGTAGTAAATTCTCCATTAAAATTAGTAGATAATCGATTTGAGATCGATTTTACTGATTTTGAAAATCGATTAAAAGAGGGAGTTAAATTATTCCTTTTATGTAATCCGCATAATCCTGGAGGCAGAGTATGGACAAAAGAAGAATTACAAAAAATCGGTGAGCTATGCTATCAATATAATTGTCTTATTCTTTCCGATGAAATTCATTCTGACCTTGTTTTTAAAACAAATAAGCATATTCCAATAGCTTCATTGAATAACAAATTCAATGAGATTACGATTACTTGCATTGCGCCAACAAAAACATTTAACCTAGCAGGACTGCAGGCTTCCGCTGTTATCATATCCAACAAAGAGCTTCGGAATGATTTCCAAAAAGTTTTACAGCGTCAAGGCTTCTATTCATTGCCAACCTTTGGAGCGATCGGAATGGAAGCTGCTTATCAGCACGGGGATAGCTGGTTGAATGAGCTTCTTGAATACTTACATGAAAATATTGCAACAGCAAAAAGCTTTATCGAAAAACACTTGCCTTCAATCAAAGTCATGGAACCTGAAGGCACCTATTTATTATGGTTAAATTGCCGTGAGCTAGATTTAGGCGATGAAGAAATTAGAGAACGGTTATTATATAAAGGAAAGCTGGCGTTAGAACCAGGGAAAAAATACGGTCCTGGCGGCGAAGGCTTTGTTCGCATGAATATCGCCTGTCCGCGTGAAATGCTGTTAGATGGTTTGGAGAGATTGAAAAAGGCATTTGATTAATAAGTGGATAACGCTGTGGATAGTGCTCAATTTCTGTTCCCCAAATAATACTTTGTGGATAACCTTTTTGAGGTGAAATCAGCAATAAGCCTTGATATAACACTTTTTGTCTTAGTTTAATAAGTAAACAATTATTGGCGAGTTCGCTCCCTTACAAAGAAGCGAACTCGCCAATCAGACATAGACAACAAGCATGATCTTTCCCTGTTATTGATTCTGTTTAATAAAAATATTATTTAATTATTACTTGGGAATGCAAATGATAGACTTTTATCTTCACTTGTTGAAAGCCAGCGTTCAGAAATCATCTTTGATTTTGTATAAAATTTTGCTTGATCTGGACCAAACATTTGGCCATCACCAAATCTTGAGCCCTTAAAACCAGCAAAGTTATGATAACCAACCGGAATTGGAATCGGAACGTTTACACCGACCATTCCTACATCAATTTCAGTTGTGAATTTTCTGGCTGCCAGTCCATTGTTTGTAAAAATCGTTACGCCATTTCCTAATTCATGCTGATTGATTAATTTAATCGCTTCCTCTAAGGTGTCTACACGTACAATATTTCGAACGGGCCCGAAGACTTCTTCATCGTAAATTTCCATGCCCGGTTTTACATGATCAAGCAAAGTTGGTGCCAGGAAGAAGCCTTTGCTATTTCTTGTAACGGCTTTATCGCGTCCGTCACAAATGATTTTTGCTCCTTCTTCTTCACTGCGGTCAATGGCTTTCAAAATATTTTCTTTTGCTTGCGGAGATATTACTGGGCCGTAATCTACATTCTCTGTATAAGCCCCCACTTTTAAGCTATCAATCTTTTCTTTTAAAATTTCTACTAACCGATCTGCCGTTTCTTGTCCTACTGGCATTAATGTAGAAATGGCCATACAACGTTGGGATGCTGCCCCATACCCTGCACTGATGAAAGCATTCGCTACTTGTTCTAAATCTGCATCTGGCATGACTACCATATTATTTTTGCCTCCGCCTAATGCAACGACACGTTTTCCATATTTAGCGCTTGTTTCGTAAATATAATGTGCTACAGGTGTGGAGCCAACAAATGAAACTGCCTGTACTGCTGGATTTTCAAGGAGTTCATTAACCGCCTCTTTATCTCCATTGATGACTGTCCAAATACCATCCGGAAGCCCCGCTTCTTTCCATAATTCACTCATAAATAAGGCTGTCATAGGCACTCGCTCGGAAGCTTTTAAAATAACAGCATTTCCAACTGCTACCGCCATGCATGTCTGGGCTAGCGGCACCATGATTGGAAAGTTGAATGGAGAGATTGCTGTAACTACACCTAGCGGATATTTAGCGGAATAAGCATTGATTTGACCGCCTACATTTACAGAATATTCGCCTTTCATTAAATGAGGAGCATTTATAGCTAAATCGACAGATTCGATCCCGCGGGTGATTTCACCAATTGCGTCTTCTTCTGTTTTTCCGCTTTCCGTACAGATTAATTCAACTAATTTATCTTTATTTTCCGTTAGCAAGTGCCGGAATTTCATTACAACTTCTGCGCGTTTAGCTACTGAGATATCACGCCATGCAGGAAAAGCGGCCTCTGCTTTTTCAATTGCATCTTTCACTTCCTCTTTGGAAGCTAATGGCACTTTGGCAATGACCTCTCCTGTTGCAGGATTGAACACTTCTGAAAAACGGCCGCTTTTACCAGCAATCATTTTTCCCTCAATAAAATGTGTAAGTTCTTTCACTTCTGTAATGTTTGTCATCTTCGTATTCTCCTTTCAATAATTAAGCAGCAAGTTTTATATAAAGAACATGACTTCATCCGCGCGTTTCTACTTTTTGGGATGAGCACTTATAAAGTTTCAATGGCTTGCACTAATCTTTCAAGAATGAAATCCTTTTCTTCCAAGGTAATGTTTAATGGTGGGGAAAGTGCTAATATATTGTTATAACCCGCAACTGTTACACCGTTTTTCCCAATAATCAGCCCTTGTTCTTTACATTTTGCGATTACTTGATTGACTTTCTCTACAGCTAAAGGATTCTTCGTGCTCCGATCCTCTACTAGCTCGATTCCTATAAGCAATCCTTTTCCTCGAATATCTCCAACATAAGGGCAGTGTGATATTTTATCTTTTAATTCAGTAACTAAAATCTCACCCATGATTGAAGATTGTTCAAATAAATTTTCACGGTCCATAATTTCCAGGTTTTTCAATGCAACTGCACATGCCGCAGGAGAACCCCCAAATGTATTAACATGGCGGAAAAAGTCATAGTTTCCACTTTTAGTGAACTCTTCATAAATTTCTCTCTTTACAGCTGTTGCAGAAAGTGGCATATAAGCGCTCGTAAGCCCCTTTGCCATCGTAATAATGTCAGGCTGTACTCCATAATGCTGGTGTCCGAAGGCTTTTCCTGTACGTCCGAAGCCGCAGATTACTTCATCAACTATTAATAAGGCGCCGTGCTTCTCACAAACTTCTTTTACACCTTTTAAATAATCATCAGGAGGCATAATGACTCCTCCGCCTGTAATAATCGGTTCCAAAATCATTGCAGCTATTGTTTCGGAGTGTTCCCATGTCATGACTTCGTCAACTGCCTTAACAGATGGCAAATCGGCGGCATTCTTATATCCATCCTCATTGTAACGGTACTGATCCGGCGCTTTAACATGAATAAATCCAGGCGATAATGGTTCGTATTTGTATTTCCGTTCTGCTTGTCCTGTTGCCGCGAGTGCGCCCATAGAGTTACCGTGATATGCGCGATAACGCGAAACAATTTTATAGCGAGTTCCTTGCCCTTTTTGCTGGAAATATTGGCGAGCAATTTTAAATGCTGTTTCATTAGCCTCTGAGCCGCTGTTTGAGAAAAACACGACATAATCTCCGCCTAATAATTCACTGATTTTTTCGGCAAGTAAGATCGCCGAAGGATGACTAACACTTAAGGGAGTATAATTGTTCTCTAGAAGTTGGTCATATGCGGCTTTTGCAATTTCTTCTCTTCCATAACCAACGTTTACACACCATAATCCTGACATGGCATCTAAATAACGATTCCCTTCAATGTCCGTTAGCCAAGCTCCTTTCGCTTTTTCAATAATGGTCGTAGCTTGTGGGTTATATGGCTTCATTGCATTCCAAAGATATTTCTCATCTTTTGTGACTAAACTTTCAGTAATATGAACATTCCCCATTTGAGTCACTCCTTTAGATATTTGTTAATTCTGCCTTAATTGTGACGTTTAATAGCATGATTATCATCAGACACAATGTAAAATGTTTACTAAATACCATTTCACATATTGACACTTTTTGATGAAAGCTCCGGATCAGAGCTCCTTTAAAAGAAACGAATTTAGCGAAATAAAAGGAATGAACATCTAATAAAGAATCAAACCGCAAGCAATAATCACTGAAGATTCAAAACCTTTGATTTAAAATCCTGCTACTTGAGACTTTCCAAGTCTGTAGTCTGGAAGTTAGATTGAGTTGCAAGCAGCATTAATTCAACAGCAAGGCGCTTAGGTGGAAGCATATAATCACTTCCTATTAAACTTTCAATTTTGGATAAGCGATGATATAAAGTTTGGCGGACAATAAATAGCTTCTTTGCAGTCTCGTTTTTCAGACAATTACATTGCAGATAAACTTGTAATGTTACAATTAGTTGTCCATTATTTTTTGCATCGTAATCATAGAGGGGCTTTAAATAATTTTTAGCTAAATCCATAATTGCTTTGTTTTTTTGAATTTGAAGAACTAATTGATGTATGTAAAGATCTTCATAAAAATAAGATAGCTGAAGAGCGTTTTTGCGGATTAATAAAGTATCACGTGCAGTTTCACAGCTTTGATGGACTAATTTATAATCATTCATAATCTGCCCAACGGCAGTAGTGACCGATAGATTTATATAATTATTATTCTTTCTAAAGTTTCTGATTTTCTCAATGCAGTCTATAATACGCTGTTTTGTATCATGTCCATATATATCTGCAATAACATAAATCAGCCTTTGATTTTCTTCTAATAAAAATAAAACGAACCCTTTATTTTCAAAAATGTTGCGGGAGTATAATTTATAATAATTTAAATCATATTCTTTTTTTGTATTCATTATTTGATCGATTAATACAAAGTAAGAGCAATTTAATAAATTATGAAAACCCTGTTCCTGTAAGAAGTTAGTAATCACAGAATCTTCAACTGTTCCATCTAACCAAGACTCCAGTAATAGACGGGAGTGAATGTTTTGTTTCTCTTCTATATATAGACTGCGCAGCAAATATTGCGATAACGCAGTAACAGTTCGATCCAGTATTAATAATTCAAACTCATTTATTGTTCGATTATTCGTGAAAATACAAACTTCTCCATAGCTTTCCTCTAATATATTTACTTCACATTTGGCAAATTGACTTCCTTCCCCTTTCTGTTCATATTTGTCCCTTAAGTTCTTATATACTTCATGTTTTTCATTTGGAATAAATAATGGCTGCTGCCCATTAATAATAAATGCGACGTTAATGTTTAAATATTTGTAAAGCTTCATTAAGATATGTTCATAATGTGTAATTTTCAATGTTAATTTGTTTATTTCTTGTGAATAATTTTCAAGCCGTTTGATCATTTCATACTGTTGATTTATTAACATACTATGTATTTCTTGTGTTATTTCAATAAATGGAACTATTTCATTAAACACAATAATCGGTAAATTATGTCGATTAGCCAACTCAATTACATTCTTTGGAACAGATTGAATATGTTCAACAAGTTCAATACATAAGGCAGCTGCTTCTTTTGTGATGAGCTGTTTTACAAATTTAAATAGATTCTCTTCCGATATTAGTTGTATTCCCGTTGTTAATATTAATTCATTTCCCTTAATTAATGTCCCTATCTCTTTCGTTTCTAGTATATGAACCCACTTAATAGTATTCAACATCCCGCCATGACCAGCTACCACTTTGACATTTTGGAAATGGTTTCTATCAAATAAATCTTGAACGGTAAGCGAATAAGACATATTTTCCCCTCCCCGGAGTTTATCATGTTTTATACAGAGAATATAACATAATGTAAAACGTCAAAGGGAACTTCTTTACTTTATATTATATAAGGCTGTTAAAAAGCAATGTAATATTTTTATAGATTTATTTATGTCAGGGAGGATGAGTAAATGCCTCCGATCCTATATTAATAAACAGCTTTTTTAAAACTGCAAACATTAACGCACCTTAATTGCCAATACCCCAATTAGTTCAATTGAAGAGCCGCTACATAAATTTGATGCCACTTTTAAAAAGACTAAAGACGGACAATTTCTTTATATTTAAATGTGCGAATTATCCATTCTTAGCTTTTGAAAAAGACCTTTCCCATTATCCGGAAAGGTCTTATTTATTCTATTTTTTCTTATCCTTAGAAATAGACCCACACGCAATCCGATCACCGGAATCACCTGCCGGCTGTGTCATTCCGTCATCCTTGCCATCATGAATCACAATAGAGGTTCCGTCTTTCGTTAATAATGATTGTTTCCCTTCCTTAAGTGAAACTTGTGGAGCCATAATCTCATCCTTTACCTTTCCATCCTCCCCTACAATAAGGTTGGGAAGGTCACCAGCATGGGCCCCTTTAGGGTGAAGCAGACCGTGCTCCTTTTCTTCAGGATTAAAATGATTTCCCGCGGACTTGAAATCCGGGGGTTCACATTTCGAGTTTTCATGAATATGCATAGCATGCTCACCTGGAGGCAAGCCCTCCAAATTCAAAGTTAGTTTGACCCCTTTTGCCTGCTCCTCCAAGTTGATCGTTCCCAAAGAGTCTCCAACAGCATTAAACATTTCAACATCCAAATTTCTGATATTTTCTTCTCCACACCCTGTTAAAATAAAAAATGGGAGTAATAACCAAGCTTTTTTCATGTTAAATAAACTCCTATCAAACAAATTCTTCCACTAGTATCACCATATACGCCCTTTGATAAACAAATAAACGGCAGGTCAATCCATTTCAAATTTAATCGAAAAAAATAACCAAATCATAGTCGATTTGGTTATTCCCTACTTTTATTAAATTTTCTCGTCAGTGCTATTCACTTGGTTCATAATTCGATCCTCAAGTTCCTTCGCCTTGACCGCTTCACGTTTTGAAATCCGTAAAATGAATCGAAAGGTTAAAACGCATAAGATAAAGAAAATCGTAAAGCTGATGGCAGCAGGAAAATATTCTGATTTATCTTGAGGGAAATATAGAAACGTGGACATAACATACCATTGCAACATATCAACTATCCTTTCTGCAAAAATGCAGTGGTTCAATAATTAATTATAACAACATTAACGGCATGTTCCAACATTTTTGCCATAGGAAGGAATCTCCTTATTTTTAACAAGCTTCTCACTTTCAGGAAAAATCCCCCCCCAATTACATAATTGACTCAAGCATTCACCCGAAATGTCCATAATAGCTTCGATGACGGACATTTTGACTCAAGAATACAACTGAAATGTCCGTTATAGCCTCGATGACGGACATTTTGGCTCAAGAATACACCTGAATTGTCCGTCATAACCTGAAGGACGGACATTTATCTATATCTTTTTACTTTGTTTTTCCAATGAGGTGAGCCATAATGAATATACTAAGATCTATTAGGAAAGGAGAATTTTGTATGGGAGATTTAACCGTTGGTGATAAAGTAACAGCAATTTATAAAACTGGAAAATATATTGGAGAAATTACAGACATTCGGCCGCAGCACTTTCTTGTTCGAGTTCTAGCAGTGGCTAAACACCCGATGCAGGGTGATTTACATAATCCTAAAGATGCAAATGTTCAAATGTTTCATGAACGCCGTGCTTTAGCGTATCGGGAACAAACAAATGTTCCTAAACAAATGGTTAAACCTTTTGACGGCGAAGTCCCTGAATTTACAGCTTCTTTAAGAGAAGCATTAGATAAAATGAAACAGGACCTTCTAGAAGATGCCTCCCCTTGGGCAGAGCGCAGCTTAAGCAATATTGAAGCGCTAGAGAAGGATTATTTTAAATAAAAAACAAAAGCCAAATCGTTTCATATGCGATTTGGCTTTTTTATGCAAATTTATTTAATAGCTTGGAAAAATCTACCCGGTCCCCGATCGTAGTCGGTTCAGGCTTTCCAAGGTATTTCTTATCTTTTTCTACTAATCTGAAAATATTATAAGTAGTCATGGCATCATCGAGAGCACGATGATGTTTTCCGGTGCCTTCCTTGCCATATTCCTGGACGGCCTTCCATAATCCTGTTTGATTCTGATCACCAAAAAAACGTTTGTATTCCATTGATAAATCCACTTCCTTCCCTTTAAAAGGAAAAGGAATGCCAACCTGTTGACAATTATTTCGAAGAACCCTCATATCCATATTCCCCCATGTAATGATAGGACATGGCTGGTTTCCACTCATTTCCTTCATCTTTTTGACCAGTTCTATAAAGGAAATCCCTTGATCTACCTGCTCTTGTGAAATATGAAGGAATGATTTACACCGTTCTGATAACTTTGGAAAGCGAACTGGAGAAACGAAGGAAGAAAATTGATCAAGAATTTGGTCATTGGTTACTGAAACAATTCCGGCTTCAATAATTTCTGGATAGAAGCCTTTGTATCTGCCATTCTTTTCAGGCATGGTAAATTCAAAGTCAATAAATAAATAACGACACTCTTCCCCCATGTTTACACCTTCTTTCTTAAGAAATGCGGAAGCGCCTTGATCAGCCCCGACAAGCATAAGACAAGCCGGCTGGAAGGTTGTTCTTTAACCTTCTTGACGGATTGGCTTATGACCTCGAGGGGCTAGGCGCTGGAGCTAGACAGTTCTCTAACTCGAGATAACTTTTTACCTTCCTAATTGAAATAAACGCACGTCATTTCCACTATTATACCATGGAATTTTTTAATTTTTCTGGGTAATTTCATTTTTAAAGAATTTTTATTTGTGTGATTCTGCTGTAGAATAGAGTTGAAAATCGGTAAGTGCTTTAGGAGGGAGATGGGCATTGCGTACATTAACCGGATATTTGATCATAGCTGCCTTGGTTCCTTGCTTCCTTTTGCTTATTTTTGCATCTGGTTCTGAAATAACCAAGGTAAAAAGCTTTCACCACGTATTAGAAGAAAAAATCAATATTAAGGAGATATCCTTGTCGCAAGCCTCCTATATGAAAGCACAGAACGGCACCATTATTTCGGAAATTCATCGACCGTATAACCGAATAAACCTGGAATTTACGGAGATTCCTCCCTTCCTAATTCAATTATTTATCGTTTCTGAGGATCAGCATTTTTACGATCATGTTGGCTTTGATTTAACATCCATTGGACGTGCCTTGGCGATTAATATGAAGTCAAATGAGATTGAACAAGGGGCAAGCACCATTACGCAGCAACTGGCAAGAAACCTTTTTCTTAACAATGAAAAATCCTATAACCGCAAACTTAGCGAGCTTCTTTACTCTTATGAGATTGAACGGAAATATACAAAGGAAGAAATTCTAAAGCTATATATAAATGCCATCTATTTTCAAAATGGAGCCTATGGCATTGAAGCTGCCTCCGAGCTTTATTTTCAAAAAAAGACGAAGGAGCTTTCGAAAGCAGAGCTTGCATTTTTGGCTGCAATCCCAAATAATCCTTCTCTTTATAATCCGGTAAATAACTTTGAGCAGACGAAAGAGAGACAGGAAAGATTAATCGATCAACTCAGCAATCACCAAGTGATCACAGCACAGGAAGGGGAGAAAATCAAAAGTGAACCTATACTATTAAGTATGAAGGAACGAACTGATTTATTTCCTGACTACGTTACATATGCAGAGGCCGAGCTAAAGGAATTGATCGGGCTGCAGGAAGGATTTACGAGTAAATTATTATCAGCTAAAACGGAGAAAGAGAAAAATGAACTGGATATAAAGCTCGATAAACGGCTGGAGGAAGTTGTAGCATCAGGCATTATTATTGAGACAGCCCTGGATACAGCTATCCAAAATCGCGCAAAAAATGCGGTCACTCGAAACTTGCCCTACCCTGAAATCCAGGGGGCTGCAGCAGTCATAGATCATGAAACCCATCAGCTTGTTGCACTTGTAGGGGGAAAGGAATACAAGAAACATGATTTTAATAGAGGATTTCAAGCCTACCGGCAGCCAGGCTCTGCGATCAAGCCACTCCTTGTCTATGCACCTTATTTCGAAAGAACGCATGCATCATTAGGGAAAAAAATTAATGCAAATTCCTTTTGTAAAAATGGTTATTGCCCGCAAAATTATGGAGGCGGCCAATATGGCACCGTCACGTTAGAACAGGCATTTATACACTCTTATAATACTCCTGCTGTTAGAATCTTAGATACTATCGGAATTTCAAATGGATTTAAAGACCTAGCAAACTTTCATTTCCGCATGGTGTCTAAATCCGATTATACTCTAGCTGCAGCAATTGGGGGATTTTCATACGGGATGACTCCACTTGAGCTTACGTCAGCTTATACAGTGTTTGCCAATGACGGTCAGTATCAGTCTGCAAGAGCCATTAAAAAGGTAACGAATACGAATGGCGAGCTTCTCTATAGCTGGAGTGATCCAAAGATTCAGGTGTGGAACAAGGATACGACTGACAAGGTGAGACAGCTACTGAGAAAAACGGTTCAAAACGGGACGGCACGAAAAGCCTATTTATCTACCGGATATTCAGGTGGAAAAACAGGAACAACAAATGATTATAAAGATTATTGGTTTATCGGATTAACTGATCAATACACTGCTGGCGTATGGGTTGGAAAGGATATGCCCGAAAATATTGCTTATCTGGAATCAGCTGCCCCTCAGCAGCATATTTGGAAGGAAATAATGTCAGAACACTGAAGAGGCCTCCTTTCTCATGAATGGGGCCCTTCTCTTTTATATTGGTAAGCTTGCGATAAGGCTGTTATACACCTTAACAATAAGGTAGATAACACCAGAAATAAAACTAGACCAGAAAAGCACCTGGAAAAAGATAAGTCCGACAAGATCCAGATAAGATAAAGATGAGCTGACCTTGTAGACAAAATACAAGAAGTAAAGAGCCGTTGTAGCTGCAAAAATAACGCCAATCCCAATAAAGCTGTTCATACTTATTAATGATAAGAAGCTTCCCACAAAGAATATTACTGCCCCGCTCCGAATTTGCTTCAAGCTATCCCCTTCTGAGTCTTTAGAAAAGAATAAAAGAGATAGCTCGTTTATTGTATCCGCAATCAGCTTCAAAGCAGAAAATACCATAAAAAATAAAAGCAAAAGAAGAATAATCAGCGAAAGCTTAATCCCGCCATCTGAAAAAAACTCCAACATTCCTGTGTAGATTCCAGATTTCTTAAGAAATTCAATTAAAACCTTTTCAACCCTTATCGAAAGAGAAAGACTAAACAAAATGATGGAAAGGAGCGGAAAATAGCTCATAAAGTATGTATTTCTCATGTATTCACCTTCGCTTAGTTCCTTCTAAACAGACTGCACAAGGAACGATTCTTCATCCTTCATTATTACGGAACCCATGCATTTAGACAATAGCAGGAATTTTACAATATTCATAATTAAATAGATTTCCGTACATTCTTAAATTAACAGGCATCCATTTAGTACAAGATTCATTGAATCATATCATTAAGAAAGGAAGATTCACCTCAATGTATATGGAGGAATAGCTAGGAGGATGAGTCTATCTCATCCTCCTACTTTATCTACTGGCTTAATCCTGATATACTCCCTTGGACCAAAAGGCTTATTATTAAAATACTTTCCTGGACCAAAAGGTTTGGTCTTATCCTCATTCACTCCATTATTGAGATTGCTAATTGGAAGTGTATTAAAATTTCCTTCTGGATATAAAAGTGGATCATTGATGTGCCGCTCTCCGTTACCATTTATTAACCATGCACTTATAAAGAGGATGATGAAGATTAAACATGAAGTGAAAATTTTTCTAGTCAAAATTGCACACCACCTTAAAATCTAGGATGTGTATTCTTTAGGAGAATTATTCACGCAACAAAATAATGAATAAAAAACACACTGAAATCTCTTGATTTTATTTTGTTTCCGAGTAATGAAAGAATGATTTTCAGCAGA from Bacillus sp. DTU_2020_1000418_1_SI_GHA_SEK_038 includes these protein-coding regions:
- a CDS encoding DUF5366 family protein — its product is MRNTYFMSYFPLLSIILFSLSLSIRVEKVLIEFLKKSGIYTGMLEFFSDGGIKLSLIILLLLLFFMVFSALKLIADTINELSLLFFSKDSEGDSLKQIRSGAVIFFVGSFLSLISMNSFIGIGVIFAATTALYFLYFVYKVSSSLSYLDLVGLIFFQVLFWSSFISGVIYLIVKVYNSLIASLPI